One Panicum virgatum strain AP13 chromosome 9K, P.virgatum_v5, whole genome shotgun sequence genomic region harbors:
- the LOC120651316 gene encoding uncharacterized protein LOC120651316 codes for MSPSLQAPARSKSHHEPKTVAQESDDQPSMAAILARAGATAAASGSLPKSTGRRRRNAVIVAAATGTGQAMPQEGALERPAWSGETPLSRLVGALIAFKPLYSLMKLASREVIIRTAEKWNIPWREMTKKVLESDVYEVFERIRDPKLVYPDYYLSPFHAYDEGNLSWLAAAEAEPATMSIAKRAIPEATSIEEASQIVRGSWLNTIEEHHQKYSGNCEINDILDIGCSVGVSTRYLAEKFPSAQAVGLDLSPYFLAVAAQKEEKLSRQNPIRWVHANGEATGLPSDSFDLVSLAYVCHECPARAITVLVKEAFRVLRPGGTIALTDNSPKSKVLQELSPVLFTLMKSTEPFLDEYYMLDLEETMRQVGFANVCSILTDPRHRTVTATVPY; via the exons ATGTCGCCATCCTTGCAGGCTCCAGCGAGGTCAAAGAGCCACCACGAGCCAAAAACAGTTGCCCAAGAAAGCGACGACCAACCAAGCATGGCGGCCAtcctcgcgcgcgccggtgccaccgccgccgccagcggcaGCCTCCCGAAATCCACAGGTCGCCGGCGCCGTAACGCAGTCATCGTCGCCGCGGCGACTGGGACCGGGCAGGCGATGCCGCAGGAAGGGGCGCTGGAGCGTCCGGCGTGGTCCGGCGAGACCCCGCTGTCGCGGCTCGTCGGCGCGCTCATCGCCTTCAAGCCCCTCTACTCGCTCATGAAGCTCGCCTCCCGCGAGGTCATCATCAG GACGGCGGAGAAGTGGAACATCCCGTGGAGGGAGATGACGAAAAAGGTGCTGGAGTCCGACGTGTACGAGGTGTTCGAGAGGATACGAGATCCAAAATTAGTCTACCCTGACT ATTATCTGAGCCCGTTTCACGCTTATGATGAAGGGAATCTATCATGGCTG GCTGCAGCAGAAGCTGAACCTGCGACAATGTCCATTGCCAAGAGGGCCATACCAGAGGCGACATCGATCGAAGAAGCAAGTCAAATTGTTCGAGGAAGCTGGTTGAACACAATCGAGGAGCATCACCAGAAGTACTCGGGGAACTGTGAGATAAATGATATCTTGGACATTGGCTGCTCTGTTGGAGTAAGCACCAGATACCTGGCTGAGAAGTTCCCTTCAGCTCAAGCTGTT GGACTCGACTTGTCACCATATTTCCTCGCAGTGGCTGCACAAAAGGAAGAAAAACTGTCACGACAGAACCCTATTCGTTGGGTTCACGCCAATGGTGAAGCAACCGGATTGCCCTCAGATTCCTTCGACCTTGTCTCCCTTGCTTATGTG TGCCATGAGTGCCCAGCACGAGCAATAACAGTATTGGTGAAGGAAGCATTCCGGGTCCTTCGCCCAGGAGGAACCATCGCCTTAACCGACAATTCG CCAAAATCTAAAGTACTTCAG GAACTATCCCCAGTGTTGTTCACTCTGATGAAGAGCACCGAGCCATTTCTGGACGAGTACTACATGCTGGATTTGGAGGAGACGATGAGACAAGTTGGCTTTGCCAACGTTTGTTCTATCCTGACTGACCCCAGGCACAGAACAGTAACTGCAACCGTGCCTTACTGA